In Papaver somniferum cultivar HN1 chromosome 1, ASM357369v1, whole genome shotgun sequence, a genomic segment contains:
- the LOC113330180 gene encoding uncharacterized protein LOC113330180 isoform X1 translates to MDSVILWRGTVFQDHEFVLERVQSLEVGNFPIRIMISNNLLVFVARSSRIDIFPRIFSPDFQFNGPVMELSVLPRDFRLTSDFRTFLLVELPGHTYQLFLTKQDGEMKIVPLQSAMQSPNQQCEPELLPSSCIHSDDTSLFADWLRRTNFEKHYNPQAVRVSTQHENFEVSFMNVILCRYHWLEECSDW, encoded by the exons ATGGACTCCGTTATACTTTGGAGGGGTACCGTATTTCAGGATCATGAATTTGTTCTTGAAAGAGTGCAGAGTCTTGAAGTTGGGAATTTTCCAATAAGGATTATGATCTCTAATAATCTCTTAGTATTTGTGGCTCGCAGTTCAAGGATAGATATTTTTCCACGTATTTTTTCCCCAGATTTTCAGTTCAATGGCCCTGTTATGGAGCTCTCTGTTCTACCGAGAGACTTCAGGCTTACTTCTGATTTCAGAACCTTTTTGTTGGTTGAGTTGCCAGGTCACACTTACCAACTCTTCCTCACTAAACAG GATGGTGAAATGAAGATTGTACCTTTACAAAGTGCTATGCAGAGTCCTAACCAACAATGTGAGCCTGAGCTTCTCCCTTCTTCATGTATCCACTCCGATGATACATCCTTATTTGCCGACTGGCTGAGAAGAACGAATTTTGAGAAGCATTACAACCCGCAAGCTGTACGGGTGTCTACTCAACATGAGAACTTCGAAGTCTCGTTTATGAACGTGATTTTATGCCGATACCACTGGCTGGAAGAGTGTTCCGATTGGTGA